A section of the Microbacterium sp. MM2322 genome encodes:
- a CDS encoding DUF6421 family protein, whose amino-acid sequence MSTVTTSTIIGMPEVVEDARQAETSAAWTMLRDAATALQAVQVTDGSVPDPADHEVARSHVEAITAGIRSLAPAFPHDEAYLDASVADFERWVSEGFGVPDFLDSLLAFQPQQNRIDGLRHLVVFPMYTQNGTRDRKVEAVIVETIWPEFIAELEQTYTNRLFVSFRLLDFTPGYDTNSAVLFPETVAMREVPSFTWGAIFQDREAARYRRVVRAAAEITRLDLPEAAARLLDDQRLAEKTFVMWDLIHDRTHMRGDLPFDPFMIKQRMPFFLYSLEELRCDLTAFRECVAIERDLSAKAALTDAEGEMLEHAGLVQYAVLFDRIFRFAITGSRVRNYDGLGGQLLFAWLHQRGVLHWTDTSLAFEWDRVADAVIALSDAIDRLYWESIDRPKVAHWLAAYDLVRQTVTPHPASQWARGLSDEILAGAPKGYTDAVLDDEFPLSMFFEALEKKMRPVITGVAGIRATDA is encoded by the coding sequence ATGAGCACCGTCACCACATCGACGATCATCGGAATGCCGGAGGTCGTCGAAGACGCCCGCCAGGCCGAGACCTCCGCCGCGTGGACGATGCTGCGGGATGCCGCGACCGCCCTGCAGGCCGTCCAGGTCACCGACGGCTCGGTTCCCGATCCCGCCGACCACGAGGTCGCCCGCTCGCACGTCGAAGCGATCACCGCCGGCATCCGCTCGCTCGCCCCGGCCTTCCCGCACGACGAGGCCTACCTCGACGCGAGCGTCGCGGACTTCGAGCGGTGGGTGTCCGAGGGCTTCGGCGTTCCCGACTTCCTCGACTCGCTGCTGGCCTTCCAGCCGCAGCAGAACCGCATCGACGGGCTCCGTCACCTCGTCGTGTTCCCGATGTACACGCAGAACGGCACGCGCGACCGCAAGGTCGAGGCCGTGATCGTCGAGACGATCTGGCCGGAGTTCATCGCCGAGTTGGAGCAGACCTACACGAACCGACTGTTCGTCTCGTTCCGCCTGCTCGACTTCACACCGGGCTACGACACCAACTCGGCCGTGCTCTTCCCCGAGACGGTCGCGATGCGCGAGGTGCCGTCCTTCACGTGGGGCGCGATCTTCCAGGACCGCGAGGCCGCGCGCTACCGCCGCGTCGTCCGCGCCGCCGCCGAGATCACGCGGCTCGATCTGCCCGAGGCAGCCGCGCGCCTGCTCGACGACCAGCGCCTCGCCGAGAAGACGTTCGTCATGTGGGACCTCATCCACGACCGCACGCACATGCGCGGCGACCTGCCCTTCGACCCGTTCATGATCAAGCAGCGGATGCCCTTCTTCCTGTACTCGCTGGAAGAGCTGCGGTGCGACCTCACGGCGTTCCGCGAGTGCGTCGCGATCGAGCGGGATCTGTCCGCGAAGGCGGCGCTGACGGATGCCGAGGGCGAGATGCTCGAGCACGCCGGTCTTGTGCAGTACGCGGTGCTGTTCGATCGCATCTTCCGCTTCGCGATCACGGGGTCCCGCGTTCGCAACTACGACGGCCTCGGCGGGCAGCTGCTGTTCGCGTGGCTCCACCAGCGCGGCGTCCTCCACTGGACCGACACGTCGCTGGCCTTCGAGTGGGACCGTGTCGCCGACGCCGTCATCGCTCTGAGCGATGCGATCGACCGCCTCTACTGGGAGTCGATCGATCGCCCGAAGGTCGCACACTGGCTCGCGGCGTACGACCTGGTCCGCCAGACCGTGACTCCGCACCCCGCGTCGCAGTGGGCTCGCGGGCTGTCGGACGAGATCCTCGCTGGTGCGCCCAAGGGCTACACCGACGCCGTGCTGGACGACGAGTTCCCGCTGTCGATGTTCTTCGAGGCGCTCGAGAAGAAGATGCGCCCCGTGATCACCGGCGTGGCCGGCATCCGCGCCACCGACGCCTAG
- a CDS encoding Lrp/AsnC family transcriptional regulator, producing the protein MPADETDPADSAIVAALSANARATLADLSGVAGLSVSATQARVRRLEARGLISGYRAVIDPEVAGKPLAAFVEITPLDPAQPDNAPELIAHLDEIEACHSIAGDAAYMLFVRVATPRDLERLIRDIRSAASVNTRTTVVLQTFFEHRPLSPA; encoded by the coding sequence GTGCCCGCAGACGAGACCGACCCCGCCGATTCCGCGATCGTCGCCGCGCTGTCGGCCAACGCGCGCGCCACTCTCGCCGATCTCTCCGGCGTCGCGGGTCTGTCCGTCTCGGCGACGCAGGCGAGGGTGCGGCGGCTCGAGGCGCGGGGCCTGATCTCGGGCTACCGTGCCGTCATCGACCCGGAGGTCGCCGGCAAGCCGCTCGCGGCGTTCGTCGAGATCACCCCGCTCGACCCCGCCCAGCCCGACAATGCGCCCGAGCTCATCGCTCACCTCGACGAGATCGAGGCGTGCCATTCGATCGCCGGAGACGCCGCATACATGCTGTTCGTCCGCGTCGCGACGCCGCGCGACCTCGAGCGGCTCATCCGCGACATCCGCTCGGCGGCGTCGGTCAACACCCGCACGACCGTCGTGCTGCAGACGTTCTTCGAGCACCGCCCCCTCTCGCCCGCCTGA
- a CDS encoding diacylglycerol kinase family protein, protein MSDTPIGRDVLVVANGRSGVSLGRPDRVPDVRRRMPGAAVHELAENETLDDVVAAAMAGENRPEVLGILGGDGSVSRAAHLARRHDLTLLVLPNGTFNHFARSAGIPDVDAGLDAYAAGHVRPVAVAEVSVDGGDPITVLNAVSLGAYPEFLAERERRTSLGKWWGGAVAAWREMHHATAVDVARGGKRASVWSVFAGVGQNDPDRIATMQRATLDDPVIDVRVHHARGTRARAIASLAFGEKTVAVLRALRVMPPASDIERILDEDFEIDVQAGSAPDIWVHDGELEEVGKDGFRLRVRAVPEGLRVYLPA, encoded by the coding sequence ATGAGCGACACCCCCATCGGCCGTGACGTCCTCGTCGTCGCCAACGGTCGCTCCGGCGTCTCACTCGGTCGTCCGGATCGTGTTCCCGACGTCCGTCGACGGATGCCGGGCGCCGCCGTGCACGAGCTCGCCGAGAACGAGACCCTCGACGACGTCGTCGCTGCGGCGATGGCGGGGGAGAACCGGCCCGAGGTGCTCGGCATCCTCGGCGGCGACGGCTCGGTCTCCCGAGCGGCGCACCTCGCCCGGCGGCACGACCTGACGCTTCTCGTCCTTCCCAACGGGACGTTCAACCACTTCGCCCGGTCGGCGGGCATTCCCGACGTGGATGCCGGCCTCGATGCGTATGCGGCTGGGCACGTGCGACCCGTCGCGGTCGCCGAGGTCTCCGTCGACGGCGGCGACCCGATCACGGTGCTGAACGCGGTCTCGCTGGGTGCGTATCCCGAGTTCCTGGCGGAGCGCGAGCGTCGTACGAGCCTCGGCAAGTGGTGGGGCGGCGCCGTCGCCGCGTGGCGCGAGATGCACCACGCCACGGCGGTCGACGTCGCCCGCGGTGGCAAGCGCGCCTCCGTCTGGTCGGTGTTCGCGGGCGTTGGACAGAACGACCCCGACCGCATCGCGACGATGCAGCGTGCGACGCTCGACGATCCCGTCATCGACGTCCGTGTGCATCACGCGCGCGGCACGCGGGCGCGGGCGATTGCGTCGCTCGCGTTCGGTGAGAAGACCGTCGCGGTCCTTCGCGCGCTGCGGGTGATGCCCCCGGCATCCGACATCGAGCGCATCCTCGACGAGGACTTTGAGATCGACGTTCAGGCCGGCAGCGCCCCCGACATCTGGGTCCACGACGGTGAACTCGAAGAGGTGGGGAAGGACGGCTTCCGTCTGCGGGTGCGCGCTGTCCCCGAAGGTCTCCGGGTCTACCTGCCTGCCTGA
- a CDS encoding histidine kinase: MFRPLRPYQAAVDAAIAVLFALMALPFELGAGTISPYDLGAVSAVPVVLLLAGALGLRRFSPGLALGVAWLGAIVQMSLGRAPGFTDIAIFAVLYATAAYGTRLVFWLGLASVVVGSGTITVYLFRWAFLGSGGLSNIPTLIFVLLAALFALGLSWTAGALVRTALRARANRAAQSRAEEQTVAEQERTRIARDMHDIVAHSLAVIIAQSDGARYAAASDPEAQSTALGTISSTARSALSDVRLLLTQLRHSQAEGPQPTLADLEQLYAQVRAAGVELRVDVDPAPRGEVAASVQLSVYRILQEALTNALRHGGATGVDVSLAWHADRVELQVRNEIAPVAEGAERRTGGHGLIGMRERAQLIGGRLDAAAVDGVFVVTASLPTGAVPELPTPTERSAR, encoded by the coding sequence GTGTTCCGCCCGCTCCGCCCGTACCAGGCCGCCGTCGATGCGGCCATCGCGGTGCTGTTCGCGCTGATGGCGCTGCCGTTCGAGCTCGGCGCAGGGACGATCTCCCCGTACGACCTCGGCGCGGTCTCGGCGGTCCCCGTCGTGCTGCTCCTGGCCGGCGCGCTCGGACTCCGCCGGTTCTCACCCGGACTCGCCCTCGGCGTCGCCTGGCTCGGCGCCATCGTCCAGATGTCGCTCGGACGTGCCCCCGGCTTCACCGACATCGCCATCTTCGCCGTGCTCTACGCGACGGCCGCGTACGGCACGAGGCTCGTGTTCTGGCTGGGGCTCGCCTCGGTCGTCGTCGGCTCCGGCACCATCACGGTCTACCTCTTCCGATGGGCGTTCCTGGGCAGCGGCGGGCTGTCCAACATCCCGACGCTGATCTTCGTCCTCCTCGCAGCGTTGTTCGCCCTCGGGCTCTCATGGACGGCCGGTGCGCTCGTGCGGACCGCCCTTCGCGCCCGAGCCAACCGCGCGGCGCAATCGCGTGCCGAAGAGCAAACCGTCGCCGAGCAGGAGCGCACCCGCATCGCGCGCGACATGCACGACATCGTGGCCCACTCCCTCGCGGTGATCATCGCGCAGTCCGACGGCGCGCGGTACGCCGCGGCATCCGATCCCGAGGCGCAGTCGACGGCCCTCGGCACCATCTCCTCGACGGCCCGCTCGGCCCTGTCGGACGTGCGGCTGCTGCTCACTCAGCTGCGGCACTCGCAGGCGGAAGGGCCGCAGCCCACCCTCGCCGACCTCGAGCAGCTGTACGCGCAGGTGCGGGCCGCGGGCGTCGAACTGCGCGTGGATGTCGACCCGGCGCCGCGCGGCGAGGTTGCGGCATCCGTGCAGCTCTCGGTGTACCGCATCCTGCAGGAGGCCCTCACGAACGCGCTCCGTCACGGCGGGGCGACCGGAGTGGACGTCTCCCTCGCCTGGCACGCCGACCGCGTCGAGCTGCAGGTCCGCAACGAGATCGCCCCGGTCGCCGAGGGTGCGGAGCGACGCACCGGCGGCCACGGCCTGATCGGCATGCGCGAGCGCGCGCAGCTGATCGGCGGGCGATTGGATGCCGCGGCCGTCGACGGTGTGTTCGTCGTCACCGCATCCCTGCCCACCGGCGCCGTTCCGGAGCTTCCGACCCCCACCGAGAGGAGCGCTCGGTGA
- a CDS encoding response regulator transcription factor, whose translation MSVIRVVLVDDQALFRAGIRMVVASQPDLEVVGEASDGAQALQVVRQTRPDVVLMDIRMPVMDGLAATEALLADADPPKVVMLTTFDLDEAAARAIQRGASGFLLKDADPEFLLAAIRTVHAGSSVIAAAATRQLFAQLNEPVRAVPPSFAELTDREREIFALAARGLSNAEIAAREFLSEATVKTHVSRILGKLSLRDRVQLVVFAFEHGLA comes from the coding sequence GTGAGCGTCATCCGCGTCGTCCTCGTCGACGACCAGGCCCTGTTCCGCGCCGGCATCCGCATGGTCGTCGCCTCGCAGCCCGACCTCGAGGTCGTCGGCGAAGCATCCGACGGGGCGCAGGCCCTGCAGGTCGTCCGCCAGACGCGTCCCGACGTCGTCCTCATGGACATCCGGATGCCGGTGATGGACGGGCTCGCCGCGACCGAGGCCCTGCTGGCCGACGCCGATCCGCCCAAGGTGGTCATGCTGACGACCTTCGACCTCGATGAGGCGGCCGCGCGCGCGATCCAGCGCGGTGCGAGCGGGTTCCTCCTCAAGGACGCCGACCCCGAGTTCCTCCTCGCGGCCATCCGCACGGTGCACGCCGGGTCCTCGGTCATCGCGGCCGCGGCCACCCGTCAGCTCTTCGCACAGCTGAACGAGCCCGTGCGCGCCGTGCCGCCGTCCTTCGCGGAGCTCACCGACCGCGAGCGCGAGATCTTCGCCCTCGCGGCGCGCGGACTGTCGAACGCCGAGATCGCGGCCCGGGAGTTCCTCTCCGAGGCCACGGTGAAGACGCACGTCTCGCGCATCCTCGGCAAGCTGTCGCTCCGCGACCGGGTGCAGCTCGTCGTCTTCGCGTTCGAGCACGGGCTCGCCTGA
- a CDS encoding ABC transporter ATP-binding protein, with translation MQITTTEMGLAARVQNLTKTYGGGENAVRALDDVTVGIRRGEFTAIMGPSGSGKSTLMHIMAGLDAPASGTVWIGDTEITGLSDVELTILRRRRVGFVFQSFNLVPTLDAIGNILLPFDLDGRRPTSQEKTRIDGLVETLGLGPRLRHRPHQLSGGQQQRVAIARALATAPDLVFADEPTGNLDSRSGREVLSLLAAASSEHGQSIAMVTHDPVAASYADRVLFLGDGRIVADKPRQTAEQISAHMLSTEVTA, from the coding sequence ATGCAGATCACGACCACCGAGATGGGCCTCGCCGCCCGCGTCCAGAACCTCACGAAGACCTACGGCGGCGGCGAGAACGCCGTCCGCGCGCTCGACGACGTCACCGTCGGCATCCGTCGCGGGGAGTTCACCGCGATCATGGGGCCGTCGGGGTCGGGCAAGTCCACGCTCATGCACATCATGGCCGGCCTCGACGCCCCGGCATCCGGCACCGTCTGGATCGGCGACACCGAGATCACAGGGCTCTCCGACGTCGAGCTGACGATCCTCCGCCGCCGCCGGGTCGGTTTCGTCTTCCAGTCCTTCAACCTGGTCCCCACCCTCGACGCGATCGGCAACATCCTGCTGCCCTTCGACCTCGACGGCCGGCGTCCCACCTCCCAGGAGAAGACGCGCATCGACGGCCTCGTCGAGACGCTGGGACTCGGGCCGCGCCTGCGGCACCGCCCGCACCAGCTCTCGGGCGGTCAGCAGCAGCGCGTCGCCATCGCCCGCGCCCTCGCGACCGCACCCGACCTCGTCTTCGCCGACGAGCCGACCGGCAATCTCGACTCCCGCTCGGGTCGCGAGGTGCTGTCGCTCCTCGCCGCCGCGAGCAGCGAGCACGGCCAGTCGATCGCGATGGTGACCCACGACCCCGTGGCCGCCTCGTACGCCGATCGCGTCCTGTTCCTCGGCGACGGCCGCATCGTCGCCGACAAGCCCCGCCAGACCGCCGAGCAGATCTCGGCCCACATGCTCAGCACGGAGGTGACCGCGTGA
- a CDS encoding FtsX-like permease family protein — protein MTALAPSAVHTIVPEPARTSRFAWLRERGMGATILVSAISTAFGVVLLSATGYLGEVLSATPRYGSSDTMVAVLALLSVILLAVAIYVAAIVTANTFSTIIAGRTRRIALLRLIGATARSQRREVATQGLVVGAIGAVIGLVATTAATVAAIPFLDRALGVTSDWSPVQAVLLVPAAAVALTTWIAAWSGSRRVLTVTPLEALGGSVERSREEIAAGRGRTTGAIVLGAIGVVLLVGGILLGMVSPAGVLVAFFGGLFSFTAVSISAVSIMPPLLRATGRLFGRSVTARLAAENAVRYPERSSRMAIGVVMGVALVVMFAVAAESAKALVAASSGGEPDAAFNQMMDTFSTVMMCLVAVSAVIAAVGLVNLLTIGIVQRRRELGLLRALGLTSAQIRRMVLIEAAHVTVTALLFGLALGVLYGWVAAQSLLGSIGMPPLWLSPTFVAPAIPLIPVAIVIVATAALTLGAAVAPTRIATRTAPVEALAE, from the coding sequence GTGACCGCCCTCGCCCCGTCCGCGGTGCACACGATCGTCCCCGAACCCGCGCGGACGTCCCGGTTCGCCTGGCTGCGGGAGCGCGGCATGGGCGCGACGATCCTCGTCTCGGCCATCTCGACGGCGTTCGGCGTCGTCCTGCTGTCAGCCACGGGTTACCTCGGCGAGGTGCTCAGTGCGACCCCGCGGTACGGCTCATCGGACACGATGGTGGCCGTCCTCGCCCTGCTGAGCGTCATCCTGCTCGCCGTCGCCATCTACGTCGCGGCGATCGTCACCGCCAACACGTTCTCGACGATCATCGCCGGGCGTACGCGGCGCATCGCCCTCCTGCGCCTCATCGGTGCGACAGCCCGTTCCCAGCGCCGCGAGGTCGCCACCCAGGGTCTCGTCGTCGGGGCGATCGGCGCCGTGATCGGGCTCGTGGCGACGACGGCCGCGACGGTCGCCGCGATCCCGTTCCTCGATCGTGCGCTCGGCGTGACGTCCGACTGGTCGCCCGTTCAGGCCGTCCTCCTCGTTCCCGCCGCAGCGGTGGCGCTGACGACGTGGATCGCCGCCTGGTCGGGCTCGCGGCGCGTGCTCACCGTCACCCCGCTCGAGGCTCTCGGCGGTTCTGTCGAACGCTCCCGCGAGGAGATCGCGGCGGGTCGTGGCCGCACGACCGGAGCGATCGTGCTCGGTGCCATCGGTGTCGTGCTCCTGGTCGGCGGCATCCTGCTCGGCATGGTGAGCCCTGCCGGCGTGCTGGTCGCCTTCTTCGGCGGTCTGTTCTCCTTCACCGCCGTCTCGATCAGCGCCGTCTCGATCATGCCGCCGCTCCTGCGGGCCACCGGTCGCCTCTTCGGACGGTCGGTCACCGCGCGGCTGGCCGCCGAGAACGCGGTCCGCTACCCCGAGCGTTCGAGCCGCATGGCCATCGGCGTCGTCATGGGTGTCGCTCTCGTCGTGATGTTCGCCGTCGCGGCAGAGTCGGCCAAGGCTCTCGTCGCCGCGTCGAGCGGCGGGGAGCCTGACGCCGCGTTCAACCAGATGATGGACACCTTCTCGACGGTCATGATGTGCCTCGTGGCCGTCAGTGCGGTGATCGCCGCGGTGGGCCTCGTGAACCTCCTCACGATCGGCATCGTGCAGCGCAGGCGCGAGCTGGGTCTGCTGCGAGCGCTCGGCCTCACGTCGGCGCAGATCCGCCGCATGGTGCTCATCGAGGCGGCGCACGTCACCGTGACGGCGCTGCTGTTCGGCCTCGCGCTGGGAGTGCTGTACGGCTGGGTCGCGGCGCAGTCGCTCCTCGGGTCCATCGGGATGCCGCCGCTGTGGCTGTCGCCGACGTTCGTCGCCCCGGCCATTCCGCTCATCCCGGTGGCGATCGTGATCGTCGCGACCGCCGCCCTCACGCTCGGGGCGGCTGTCGCCCCGACGCGCATCGCGACCCGGACGGCACCCGTCGAGGCGCTCGCCGAGTGA